The segment ACAATGGTCAAATTTAAAGTACCCATAAACGACGAGTATCAATGAGAGAGGTATGTCAGGATTGTAGCTACTAGAGACCCGTGGTCTCTGCTTACCCCTTCTGGAAAAGGCGTTTCTCTTTGCGTTAAGTTACACGATACAGTTAAACGAGTATTTTAATGTGTAACCCGTAAGTCATCTAGATATACAGATATCtttcaaaaattcatataaataaatacgatgTATAACGTACAATTATTAGACACACGTGTTTTTCTAAACGAAATGTTAGTTTTGATAGTGCtaataaattacattgtacgtataaaagtttatataaacataCCGCAAACagacaataaatttattgaacgCAAACAATGCTCTGTTTAATTTGATAGAAAATTGCTTAAACAaatcgttaaaatatttttacacgaACAGAATTACTCTCAACTGGCTTAaatgtttgtataaataaaacagatttattgtaacattttttactgATGTCTggcattttgtattttttaaataaaatatatacatgatGCTTTTTTCTTAGGTTTTAGTTATTAGAATCggaataaacaatataaattgtcttggaaatattcaatttatatgTCTAAATTAACGAACACTGCTAATATGATTTTtggttaataataatgatattaattgTGACAGAAGAAGAAAACACTAAAGAGAAACTTAAATTTTGGCTCTATAATTTGACAGCATAATGCCAATGCGATATTTTTGAtgcatttacaattttttaaactgtgtttgggtatatgtattgtatacccaaaaaaggtggatagaacaAATAGCGTagcggtagcaggaaacgaatggagaaagagagccatagacagagtcagttggaaaaagctggaggaggcctttagccgtgaaggggttccgatcgacggtactgaaggaagctaaaatatagaataacaagcaaaagaaaaaaaaaattataaaaatgtaaaataatcgatgcattataatttgtttttgtcatgattggaaataaaacgggctttattattattattaaactacatATACGATAAAAtacagttaaatttaataaagtacatACCAAAGTATGCGTCAAAAAGCAAGTATATATTTCTAGGAGATACTATAAGTAGCCATCAATGTATACTGAACCATAACATAGTTACCTTGTGGCTCAGTGGTCTGGCGTATGGTTTGTTAATTGAGTTTATTCCTGCATGATATTGCTCATTCAAAAACGGTTTTTGATTATGGTCTTTAACAATACAGAAATACCATATACCAATTATATGTTGTACCTCAGATAGCATGTTGCTGACGGCGTGTTCGTCTACATTTTCTCCTAAGCTGATAAAAGTCCCACGTAGGTCGTTGTGATCTATGCACCCGTCACCATCCAGATCGAAAAGGAGAAATGCCTGGAAAACCAAACTCATTAAAAATCTGTTTactattaacaattatttttaattatatcaataCTAGTTCTGTTTATAATCTCTTCGGGAGATAAAACACTTTCTGATTATTTAtctacaattttaataatttaaattaattaaaaataaataaatagaacacttaaatatatattaaatattttgtcactGTGGCAGTGCACCTTTAATACTGCCTGCATTTTAGCGTGTTGAccaaggaaagcaccagctctggggtcaccggtactatgtaccaggcgccaacttaaatctttaattagcaatttaaaaaaaattgcatttgGCCCCATAATATTGGCGCAAAAATGAAAAATCTTAATGAAAAATCCTATAAAAAACGATAGATTCTGAattcaaatgtaatatttagtttatttttagttgtaaCAGTATTAACGGCCAgacttattataaataagtgtaAAGATTTAACACCTGCTCAAATGTAATAGCTTTGAACATActtgaaaagaaaattaaacccAGCTCCAGCTgacgcatattattataaaaacaagagTAATATTAAAGTCTTCGTAGCGTAAGTCAGGACTTATAGCGATACTTAAGGGTTAAGAATTTAAGCTTACTGTGGTACTTACGTAATAGATATGCAATTACGATTAATGGAAGACTAAATCTGATGATAATTTTATGACATAGAAGAGCATATACTTATAATGCATACACCGTaagatatttttgatatttatttacttcgtaatcctacagctaacataaaatatatataacaataaacaaaaaaaaatattcaatacatttaactaagcaATACCTAATTcagctgtgttgtgtgatggtgtaaaagtgtgGTTGTGTACGTGAGGCTGTGTACGTGGAGtttgctcatgatgcaggtgatttaagCGCTATGAATATCTTAATACTTCTTTTAAGCATAATATTCCcccgatagcttaaacaagtcaagacTTAAATATTGGgcatataatacaataataacgtTTATGAATTTTTTCAGTACATATTCATAACATATTACTTTgactattttattgtttgtaacAGACATTCTGTTTACGTCACAAGTAGATTTTATCAAGCGGACGTGACCTGTTGTTTGCCGAAGCGATTATGTAGACGCCATGAATTGCTCTCCCGGGTTATTCGAGACTTTCTGCTTAAAAGTAATTGCAAATTTTGAACGCTTACAGAATAGCTTTCTAGATGATGTAATGTATTATTCTGTGCGTAATGagaatatgtatgtgtatgtgtataacaaaaaacttggccattaaaaagagtggcagagagtttattgccagttcttctcttccgttctacgcccttgatttgagaactggcagtaaatgtaaaattagaatcatttaatgtatatttcttttttgacgttcataagtgtacattgtgttacctgcatgaataaatgagttttgacttttgtaaaaatgttttctacaCGAGTATAGCGGACCATCTCGATAAATGAAGTAttcaactaaaataatttaaggaaTACCAGTAGTTCCTAAGATAAGCAAGCGCGTTACACCAAAAAACGGTATTTGTCgcgtaatattaaatgacagTTGGGTGCTATCTGGAGTTCGAGACTGGAATCGGGGTAACCCGGGATGGACTGATCTGTCATGCTGTACGGATCTGCCCGATCACGTTGGCTACGCGgttcttaattataaaaaaattaaaatataaaataaattattgtttaactgAGGGCGCTTGCACGAATTGAAGCCAAAAATTATCGTAATTGATTTATATGAGATAATATGAATCAGTCCATCTCCATTAACTATAAAAGTATTAAgagtacaaataacattacaaGTACATTCAAAAATGAGATTAGGCCATTTTCTCTTAGTCTCTAATTGacaataaagaatataaagtCACTCATTACTTATAATATGAATGTATAAGTTACCTCCTTAAGTTCGAAGATCTTATTCTCGTCCAGTTCCGCTAATATATTGGCAGAGACTTCCAAAGCTTCGCGAGCTTTCGAACCGGAGCGAGCTCTCTGCTCAGGAACCGAAAGCTCAAAAGAATTATCGCCAAGAATAATCCTAGAAAATGTTATCGTAATGTAAAATCAGATTTCTTATCAAGGATATACGGTTTACGCGACGTTTAAGATATgagcaattatttttataatttcagaaTTTATAACATACTTCCATGTTTGAACGTATTCTGGATTCTCGAAAACTATAATTAAGTTGAAAGACTGACTAATTATTATAGAGTCGTGCCTGCATTGATTTGgagaaatattgtaatattgatatatttaccCAAAAACCAGTCTAGCTACAATTTTAattggcttcagtgtgcgactatcattcctgaggtcgtaggttcaattgctgggtgtgcaccaatggactttcagtCTAACACTTGCTCATTCGGTACAGGCGGATTagctcaaataaaataatcgacATGTGTCAGAGCGAAGGCCGATCATCTACTtatctatgaaaataaattatcaaagtAACGGATGCACAGAATGCAAGGCTAAGACCCATATAGAgctgtagtgccactgattattattattaatctctCTTTTTATCAACTTTTCTTTACGCAGTGATACACATACAgatttttgattaataatgttttcaaCGATGAAACATTCATTTCATCAAGTTTAGAATTGTATCATTTGTTTCAATTCATAGGTAAATAGCATAATAAACATTCCGATAAAATCAATCTTAAGCTTTAAAAATGACTATAAAATCACTTAATATAAGTTCTAGCGTATCTAATGTTTTCAGACTTACCCCCCGTCAGCCACAGACTGCAGTAAATTCtccttgaatttttttatttcttcctGAGCGTCTGACTCATTTCGGCCGCGACTATCTTTGCGTTCTTTACTTTTCTACAAAAGGAAAGCAATTTTGTGGAAATTTCTTCGTTTAAACCTCatctatgtataaaatatcCCATCTTAGATAAACCTTTGAGTTATTGAGcagtttatttcataaaatttataagtttacCGAAGCTGGTGGAAGTTAAAAGTTTTAGCTTTTCTTCAAGaaatttatgatattaaataatggggataaatatttgatacaattaatTCTACAACGAGGCGTGATTGTAAGACATGGgacaataatttttgaatacctccttttaattattattaatatgagggtgtgcaattatttaatcaattaccgtctaaaattcataatattagcgcgtttaaccaattcaaaagggcattaaatttacatatcagaatgagcctagtagactaaaattgggacggctggtggcgacgtgtatctcgttcgtatatacataataataagtttctcatgtaagtaaaatacattatttttgtaatgagaaataaatttctttaaacgtTAATTAATGCAAATATTGCCATaactacaaaaatacaaactatTAAGAAAAgcttattgaaatttattttgtgacagacacagataatacaacgttattcatatttatctaattcacttaaaaataatcacattacgacaaagtaaaatatatgcaGTTTTAACAtccataattaattttactgattttgaaaaaaaattgtgaaaccTAATATCATAAATTCCTTGAAAGCCTTACACAAACACTTACTTTTTTAGTTTGCTTAGCGGAATCTTCTTCCATAttcaaattgaatttaaaaaatgcctCAGATACGTGCTCGTGGTTTACACTAGAATTTGTGACTAAACAAATCGTCGGGATTAAATTTACATTGCAATTCCAGCGGTTGATAGGatcattttattttggtttgcgaatattaattatatttttagatgcCCCATTGACTTTCAAATAAACATGATCTAGACATATTAAATAgagttttacaaattattttatttaaaaatgtatataaatctCGATTGTGAAGGAGAATTGTGCACTTTTAAAGTATTGTGCACTCATTTTTTCGAAAGAAGTAATACTTTCTTCATCTAGcaacataatacaattatattttcgCCGCGGAGGCCTCATTCGTCTTCACAGTGGCCAATTTTTAGATATACAAAGATTCTATTAATCTACCCAATTTTGATCTATAGAGTTAAATTGTATACTAAATCTtatcttattaattaactaactaATTCCTTATAACAATAGAGATTACGTTGTGTTAAAAAGACGAGTATTTGTTGTCATTACTCATAGAGAATTTTTTGGCTAAAGTATAAAATCGAACAATAAATTGCTAACCCATCTCAAAagcaaacataaattaattggcgaagcactttgaatttttaatttcattggcAAATAGCGCGAGTAATTTTTGCCGTAATGGTTcggtttttaatcaattacaaGAGCATCTTAAATCCAAATGTTGGGAATTGCGGTAGCCGAATGAAATTCGCTTGCAACgggataaaattttaatcatacGGGGGGTTTTGCGCTAttgtaattacatttttaatcttatataGACGACTTTCTttgtcaattattatttttcatttcctGACGATAGTACTAGTAAGGAAGgaataagtaattataataatatagctgatttttttatacgttTCGGAAATTATTTGGTTTTCCCATGGGTTTCACAATCGTACTGTTTTGTTCCAGGTTTCTATCCTGACACAAATGTGTAATACAccttataaatagtatgtgtGCAGTAGTCATAAAACCCAcacttttatagttacgtcttAATATTTGATGAAAAATTGCGAGTCGCATGGCGCAGTTTGCCGTCTACGTGTTTgtctaaatattaataaagctgAATTCAAAAAGTTTGTATACTACTTATATATCAATTGAGcgatattagtttttaataaaaacagtaggTCTCACTAACGTGaagtcatttttattattttttgattgCTTTTGATATGACTTATGATTTGTTTCGTCGAGTATCGAACACAGGGCAGGGCGTCTAACAACAAGTCGTTGTCTTcggcacaatttttttattgttaagagCAGGACTATTCCATTGGTGGACAGTCGAGGATAGAACCTGCGACCTTAGGTGTGAAAGACGCATGTTGAAACCACTAGGTCAACGCTActcttaacaataaaaaaattgagccCGAGATAACGACTTTTTGTTagacatatacatttttaactaaaaaaaaatagtttttaatatgtcGTATGCACATTGCTGgacttttaaaagttatttaaggttatttatttagtagatgggtaaagtattaaaattggTTGTCATTCTACAGTTATCATGAATTATGATTACATTTATCATGTGATATCTGACTGAATCCATTCCCACCTTTTAAAGGTAGACAAATTAAGAAAACACTAGTCAGAGTTAGATTACTTACAAAACTGTAACATTTAAAAGGTGAAtggaaatagataaatatgtttataataaaccgatattttttaaaatatcatttatatgaAACAACTATACGAAAAAACTGAAGAAAATGGTTAATCGTGCCATATTTCATCACATCTAAAAAAATGAAGCAAGGTTTGAAAGTAAACGCAGGTGCTATGACATGAGAAATGATGCAAGTTACAATCGGAAATATTGGTCAAGTTTGTGATAACTAATGCTTTGGGTTCTTTTGCCCATGAATATCTACGTAGATATATGGTATAtggaataaaacaattgataGCCTATAGACAAAAGTACTTGTTTAGTGTCAAGGGCTTACTTGGTGTGGTAGGTTGGAACAGTttcttacaatattaataaataattagttcgCACAAAACATTATTCTATAGTGTTTTGTCTCTCAGTAGTTAGAGCTATGAGTTTTAATCTTAAAACAATAAGATTAGGCTTCGGAggtattctatttatttattttgtaatcctacagttaacataaattaaatataataacaaacagttacactgtaaaatatagccagagatggaatacaCTTGTAATTTGTacattatgtaatttaactacaaaaaggttcaaaaatttacacacggaaacaaacaaataaaaattattcaatacattaaactaagtggtacctaatttggctATTATTGTATTCTATAtaggaaattaaaattaaatgtagatcgattaaattgttttcttaCATTTTGCTTAACTTGTCAGTATCAATCTATAAATAATCAGTCTTAAAATTTGCAATAATAACTTGCGTAATgacgcaatttttttcgatATGTAATgacattgaaaaaaattggTGATACAGCAGCGCAATGGTAGCGCAATTGCGCCGTTAATAGCAATCATAAACAAGCTTACTCAACTGTAAACACCTATTTTATACACATACGAAATGTTTGAAATTTAACATCATCTCAAAGAACtcgatattaaataaagtaaacaaaaaaaacttttcacTATAATAAAATCGTTCTGGAAATTTCAAGAGCTGAAACCTCAATTCGAATGCGATTTACGTTCGTACTCGAGTGAAAACAAGTTCATATCGTCGCCTGTATTTACGACTGTGGGGCTCACAGTCTCACGTGAGTGTAgcgtatataaaatacatacatgtaTAATATGTCTACAGGCGGGTTTTTTTACTGTCTGTTTTAtggtttaaagattttttaagggccggcaatgcactcgcgagccctctgataTTGAGACTATCCATTTTATCACCCTCAGTTGTATAAAAAAGCCACATAAGTCTCACGCGATAACAATTTACAAGTAATTTTAACAAGGTAacctatatacaatataataaaactaactgGTACTAtcattactaaataattttaaacgtgTGCCAAGAATATATATTGTACCTTTTCCAATGTTGATAGGTACTTAAAAGTTTTGGTATTTGCGGGTAGATTAAAAATTAGCGCGCCTTAAACAAAAGCATCATAAAACAGACAAtcgaaaaacatttattttctaaaaaattgttaggtagattattattagttttttaagtagaagaaattattttactactaTAGCCACTAAAATTTTGAGCAATATCTGAACTAGAaatttttaccaaaaaaaaaaatattttttagaaaaaactaaaatgcaTTTTCAAATACTTTTGAAGTAACCTGgtagtttaaaattttctaacTTTACTAAATTTAGAAGTATTTACTAACTAAAAAGAgcgtaaagaaaaaaaatctaatgaaCAGTAATGTCACCGTTACCTATATTAAGAAGAATGAATTCACCCTGTATACATGCATAGGCACTTAAGTATAAGCTACATTTATAGACGCGTCCTTACTTAACCCTGCTGTTCAATGAAGCATAAAAATGTACTTAATTTATCTTATACTTTGGGAAAATGTAACCAAAGGCTTGCGTTATACTTTTAAGGTTGCGTcacgtttttgtttttgaacaAAATGAAATTGGGCttgtaataatgttttttttacataacctGTTATGTTGTATGAAAACGTGCAAGAGGtttatctgatgttaagtgataccgcccatggactgCTAGAAGGCCCGCACGTACGTTGCCGGCCAAAGAGTATTATAGTGATATTTTGTTACGTTTTCACGCATCTATTAACCGcttataataacttaaaatttataattttaataaaatttcatttggaaaataaacgcgtttttttattatatctctatatgtatattataattctcGTGTCATAATGTTCTTTCCCATACTCCttaccgattcttatgaattttatatgcatattcagtaagtctgagaatcggctccaacccaaaataattttatttttattttgtggcaTTAAATCAACaagatcaacccctatttttttatttgttaaattaaacttatgaGTTGAATTGAGAGGTATAAATAGCGAAAAAGTCACAgagaaacctaaaaagttttaattctgGAAAACTGAACATTCTCTGgagtagcatagcaaaatgttccatgttggtatgtgctaaaaggctaagtaaaatcacattaaggagaaacaaagatcgcgggggcagctagttttGTTATACATCTACACACTGCGGTTACAATGAATACAATGTCTTACCCGGAATACGGGCAGGGATGAACTTGTTAAGTCCTCCCTTTAGGCCTCCactatattaataacttatgataatatagcctttttagtagctaaaGGGTATAGGGGCATGAAGGACATACTATTATTGATATTGATATGATATCATTAGGCCAGAGCTTTAGGATGGAACCATTatagttaagttatttttttggactaatttgaatttgacgttgtaaatttataaatgtgacataaaatgacaatgacagctgacagtaaagccattgctccgacataACTCAATATAACTGTAACTCAGAGACTTTcgcttttgaattttatttgcgAAATCTGATTCCAGCGCAAAGCGAAACTAATTCATTAGGAAACTAACTCCCGCTTAGCATGACGAATGGATTCTTAAGTAtaccttaattttattatatactagcagaccggccaagcgttgctgtggctaaggtttttgttatattacagagtagtaaactattcaagggaaacggtaggagaacatcagtcatggggaccaccagttataatattaaattgtagcttttgtggaacgttggtactttcaacacagcgccatctgttagaattgtgactatcaaataatttgcaataaataaatattgcgggtataaattaagatttaagctatcctatcttttaagttagatcaaccTGCAaatggtgtgcaaatttgattgaaatcatttaagtagtttaggagtccattgcggacaaacaacgtgacgcgtaatttatatatattaagattaacacaggtatttttagattttcgtaatgtacgctattttcttaaatagcACTTACGCAATTGCTCCGACGTCAAGGATTTCACACTTCAGTTAAAGCAGTGTAAATATCTAATTATTGTACCACAAAATTACAGTACTAAAATTGCAACCATTTTTCAACTACTGCGCTATAATTTGAGCGTCAATATTTTCGTTCGAGGTTTTATTCCCGGAAAAATAACAGGGAGGTTACAGGAATGATTACTACAGTCAAAACAAATGTTACAATTCACTCTGAAAAACTTCAAATAGATTTTGTTTGACAAGTATTTAAACAAGATTTAGATTTGGGTGACGATTTCGAatacttgttttatttgttataaataaggttaggttattttacatttttgaagtaTTTGTACagttgtattataaataagtattattgaTCCTTGATTCAATATAGTCATAATTATTCAAAAGCGAAAATCAAAAATCAACTTACCGTGCTTATGGATAGTAca is part of the Pieris napi chromosome 21, ilPieNapi1.2, whole genome shotgun sequence genome and harbors:
- the LOC125060307 gene encoding calmodulin-2; translated protein: MEEDSAKQTKKKSKERKDSRGRNESDAQEEIKKFKENLLQSVADGGIILGDNSFELSVPEQRARSGSKAREALEVSANILAELDENKIFELKEAFLLFDLDGDGCIDHNDLRGTFISLGENVDEHAVSNMLSEATNPLDFDAFVNLLGFKTLELDSEEILVTALSRWDPENTGYIAEARIRHDLMTWGDRFTEKEADYALDEAPMMSDKNGYNLIDYKQFCRKLCGLKKTNKQVLEVQN